A genomic region of Alicyclobacillus sp. SO9 contains the following coding sequences:
- a CDS encoding ABC transporter substrate-binding protein, with product MAKSWKKGLGAVTSISALGLLLAGCGAATNNSTTTGGTSGKPSMGGSILLDETQGLKDLDPALSYDTQSDEVVEQLYDQLVTYAPGTNSAKIVGMAAKKWSVSKDGKTYTFHLRSGMKFWNNKPVTAQSFIAEFQRVATKNLGSGGEYFIHNIVGEQQFYKGQAKTISGLTAPDKLTLKIQLTAPNPAELKVLAMPFFSAVEPSYISQVGNKAFDSTKAMGSGAFKLGSINSSQVVLNRNPNYWLKDQYGNQLPYLNQVTIRVNSNAQVDALNFQKGTTAWLGMQQTIPSSAFPEFEAKANLKKDLQKVSQNSIFYLGLNTKIAPFNNKTVRQAMEYAIDKKAIIKLYNGRGIVANQPLPPNMPGYMKSLPSSIQYSYNPSKAKALLKQAGVDPTKITLKLYSSNQPDQLKEDQSIQSNLQDLGFTVQIKSTTWGPFLDVTEKGTAQMFCTGWFQDYPDPGDFMFLFQTDQAPTNNMTMYSNKQVDSWLKQANTTSDKQKRLNLYDKATVQVMKDAPWVPIYYPVTYYAIQPWVHGWYAPSALMDPMARVWIDKGHSAS from the coding sequence ATGGCGAAGAGCTGGAAAAAAGGTCTAGGGGCCGTCACCTCCATCAGCGCCCTTGGTCTCCTGCTCGCAGGTTGCGGAGCCGCGACAAACAACTCCACCACCACCGGCGGGACAAGCGGTAAGCCCAGTATGGGCGGAAGTATACTCTTGGATGAGACGCAAGGCTTAAAAGACCTTGACCCTGCGCTGTCTTACGACACACAGTCAGACGAAGTAGTAGAGCAACTGTATGATCAACTTGTCACCTATGCACCAGGCACCAACAGTGCCAAAATTGTGGGCATGGCGGCGAAGAAATGGTCTGTCTCCAAGGACGGAAAGACCTACACGTTCCACCTGCGCAGTGGCATGAAGTTTTGGAACAACAAGCCCGTCACAGCCCAATCATTCATCGCCGAATTTCAGCGTGTCGCTACCAAGAATCTCGGGTCCGGCGGCGAGTATTTCATCCACAATATTGTCGGTGAGCAACAGTTTTATAAGGGGCAGGCAAAAACCATTTCAGGTCTCACTGCACCGGATAAGCTGACCTTGAAAATTCAACTCACTGCGCCAAACCCCGCAGAGCTGAAAGTGCTCGCAATGCCGTTTTTCTCGGCAGTTGAGCCCTCGTATATCAGCCAGGTCGGAAATAAGGCGTTTGATTCCACAAAAGCCATGGGCAGCGGTGCATTCAAGCTTGGCAGCATCAACTCCAGTCAAGTTGTATTGAACCGAAACCCGAACTACTGGCTGAAAGACCAGTACGGAAATCAACTGCCCTACTTAAACCAGGTGACTATTCGCGTCAACAGTAATGCCCAGGTTGACGCACTGAACTTTCAAAAAGGAACAACAGCATGGCTCGGGATGCAGCAGACCATTCCGTCTTCAGCGTTCCCAGAATTTGAGGCAAAAGCAAATCTGAAGAAGGACCTGCAGAAAGTGTCCCAGAACTCCATCTTTTACTTGGGTCTCAACACCAAGATTGCACCCTTCAACAACAAAACTGTTCGGCAGGCCATGGAGTATGCCATTGACAAGAAAGCCATCATCAAGCTGTACAACGGCCGCGGCATTGTTGCCAATCAGCCGCTGCCTCCAAATATGCCCGGTTACATGAAGAGCTTGCCGAGCTCCATTCAGTACAGCTACAACCCGTCGAAGGCCAAAGCCTTGCTGAAGCAAGCCGGTGTGGACCCGACCAAAATCACTTTGAAGCTGTACTCTTCAAATCAACCCGACCAACTGAAGGAAGACCAGTCCATCCAGTCCAATCTTCAAGACCTTGGCTTTACGGTTCAGATTAAGTCAACGACATGGGGACCCTTCCTTGATGTGACGGAGAAGGGGACTGCGCAGATGTTCTGTACCGGCTGGTTCCAGGACTATCCCGATCCCGGTGATTTCATGTTCCTGTTCCAGACCGACCAGGCCCCGACAAACAATATGACCATGTACTCCAACAAGCAGGTTGACAGTTGGTTGAAGCAGGCCAATACAACCTCTGATAAGCAAAAACGATTGAACCTGTATGACAAGGCTACCGTGCAAGTCATGAAGGATGCACCGTGGGTACCGATTTACTATCCAGTCACCTATTATGCCATCCAACCTTGGGTACACGGCTGGTACGCACCATCAGCCCTCATGGACCCAATGGCCCGCGTCTGGATTGACAAAGGACACTCCGCTTCGTAA
- a CDS encoding ABC transporter ATP-binding protein — protein sequence MPNLLDVKDLRIQFRIDEEYYSAVQGVDFSIKEGETLGLVGESGCGKSVTSMSIMRLLQPPAKISGTIQFRGKDLLKATESQMQDIRGNEISMIFQEPMTSLNPVHKIGGQIGESLMLHKGMSKRQARSEAIRLLKQVGIPRPEQIVDEYPHQLSGGMRQRVMIAIAMACNPALLIADEPTTALDVTIQAQILDLMRDLAKERNMATLLITHDLGVVAEMCDRVAVMYAGRIVEQGPVRKIFNNPQHPYTVGLMHSIPKIVGSKDRLSPIEGNVPSLRNMPKGCRFAPRCPHAMEVCHQDPPFYEVEEAHRSRCWLHAELEEAK from the coding sequence TTGCCGAACTTGCTTGACGTGAAAGACCTGCGGATTCAGTTTCGCATTGATGAGGAATACTACAGTGCTGTACAGGGTGTGGATTTTAGTATTAAAGAAGGAGAAACCCTGGGTCTTGTAGGGGAATCCGGTTGTGGAAAAAGTGTGACATCCATGTCGATTATGCGTCTTCTGCAACCACCCGCGAAAATTTCTGGAACCATTCAGTTTCGGGGAAAAGACCTGCTGAAAGCAACAGAGTCGCAAATGCAGGATATTCGTGGAAATGAAATCAGCATGATTTTTCAGGAACCTATGACTTCGTTGAATCCGGTGCATAAAATTGGCGGGCAAATCGGTGAGAGCCTGATGCTGCACAAGGGGATGTCGAAGAGACAAGCCCGCAGTGAAGCCATTCGACTGTTGAAGCAGGTGGGTATTCCGCGGCCGGAGCAGATTGTTGATGAGTATCCGCACCAGTTGTCCGGCGGGATGCGCCAGCGCGTGATGATTGCCATTGCGATGGCCTGTAACCCGGCGCTGCTGATTGCAGACGAGCCCACCACTGCCTTGGATGTGACCATTCAGGCGCAGATTCTCGACCTGATGCGGGATTTGGCGAAAGAGCGGAACATGGCTACCTTGTTGATTACCCATGACCTGGGCGTCGTGGCAGAAATGTGCGATCGCGTTGCCGTCATGTACGCCGGCCGCATCGTGGAACAGGGACCGGTCCGCAAAATTTTTAACAATCCGCAGCACCCCTATACCGTTGGTCTGATGCATTCGATTCCGAAGATTGTCGGTTCCAAGGACCGGCTCAGCCCCATTGAAGGGAATGTGCCGTCTCTGCGAAATATGCCAAAAGGCTGTCGGTTTGCACCCCGTTGTCCGCATGCCATGGAGGTCTGTCATCAGGACCCTCCGTTTTACGAGGTTGAAGAAGCACATAGATCCCGCTGTTGGCTTCATGCGGAGTTGGAGGAGGCAAAGTGA
- a CDS encoding 2-oxoacid:acceptor oxidoreductase subunit alpha → MLDQLSWKVGGQQGEGVESTGETFAVALNRKGYYVYSFRHFSSRIKGGHSNDKVRVSVDQHRAIADYTDVLLAFDQETIDLNGDDVREGGIIIADEKFKPVAPEHARLFVVPLTKIAEDCGSAIMKNMVSLGASACVLGLGTDIFRPVVEERFLRKGQKVVDQNMEAIQRGFDYMAELGGADPEFALKPIDGTPRLFMTGNDALGLGALAAGARVMPAYPITPASDVMEYLIKKFPEVGGVVVQTEDEIAAMTMTIGAAYGGARAFTCTSGPGLALMMEAIGLSGMTETPVVIIDTQRGGPSTGLPTKQEQSDFLAALFGTHGEIPKIVLTPSTPEECYTSVGEAFNLAEKYQCPVIVMTDLQLSLSKQTTDVLKLEDITIDRGLIATESDFNDEGERQSGEFKRYEITESGVSKRAFPGAKGGVHHVTGVEHMENGRPFENPANRQKMMDKRLRKLEGVEIENSVVRTGDENPDVLVIGIGANTGAISESMSLMRKDGMKVAHAQLHALLPFPVQQLNEAMKGAKKVVVVENNGTAQVKRLMAFFDVKHHEDVSSLLKYDGTAFLPVDIYNYCKGLV, encoded by the coding sequence ATGTTGGATCAACTTTCATGGAAAGTTGGCGGGCAGCAAGGAGAAGGCGTTGAAAGTACAGGTGAAACCTTCGCGGTTGCTTTGAACCGAAAGGGTTACTATGTGTATTCTTTCCGTCACTTTTCCTCCCGTATCAAAGGCGGACATTCAAATGACAAGGTTCGCGTCAGTGTTGATCAGCACAGAGCCATTGCTGACTATACCGATGTCCTGCTCGCATTCGATCAGGAGACAATCGACTTAAACGGCGACGACGTACGTGAAGGCGGAATCATCATTGCCGACGAGAAATTCAAACCCGTTGCACCGGAACACGCTCGATTGTTCGTAGTGCCCTTGACAAAGATTGCCGAAGATTGCGGGTCCGCAATTATGAAAAATATGGTTTCCCTCGGCGCTTCAGCTTGCGTCCTTGGCCTTGGCACCGATATCTTCAGACCTGTCGTTGAAGAACGGTTCCTTAGAAAAGGACAAAAAGTTGTCGATCAAAACATGGAAGCCATTCAACGTGGTTTCGACTACATGGCAGAACTCGGTGGAGCAGACCCTGAATTTGCACTCAAACCAATTGACGGCACACCCCGGTTGTTCATGACGGGAAATGATGCTCTGGGATTGGGCGCGCTGGCAGCTGGCGCTCGTGTTATGCCTGCATACCCCATCACACCGGCATCTGATGTCATGGAGTACTTGATTAAGAAATTCCCTGAAGTCGGCGGTGTGGTTGTACAAACGGAAGACGAAATTGCCGCTATGACAATGACGATTGGTGCAGCCTACGGCGGTGCCAGGGCATTCACCTGTACATCCGGCCCAGGACTCGCACTGATGATGGAAGCCATCGGCCTCTCCGGTATGACTGAAACCCCTGTCGTCATTATCGACACGCAGCGCGGCGGACCTTCCACAGGCCTTCCGACAAAGCAGGAACAGTCAGACTTCCTCGCAGCCCTCTTTGGGACACATGGTGAGATTCCAAAAATTGTGCTCACACCATCTACTCCGGAAGAATGTTATACCTCTGTGGGAGAAGCCTTCAACCTGGCTGAAAAATACCAGTGCCCCGTTATCGTCATGACAGACCTGCAGTTGTCTCTTAGTAAACAGACGACAGATGTCCTGAAACTTGAGGATATTACAATAGACCGAGGACTCATTGCGACAGAGTCAGACTTCAACGACGAAGGCGAACGTCAAAGCGGCGAGTTCAAGCGTTATGAAATTACAGAGTCAGGTGTATCCAAGCGTGCGTTCCCAGGCGCCAAAGGCGGCGTTCACCATGTGACTGGTGTTGAACACATGGAAAACGGACGTCCTTTCGAAAACCCGGCTAATCGGCAAAAGATGATGGATAAGCGGCTGCGCAAACTTGAGGGTGTGGAAATTGAAAACTCTGTTGTGCGTACCGGCGACGAAAATCCTGACGTTCTGGTCATTGGTATCGGAGCGAACACAGGTGCAATTTCAGAGTCCATGAGTTTGATGAGAAAAGACGGTATGAAAGTGGCTCATGCACAACTTCATGCCTTGCTCCCGTTCCCTGTACAACAGTTGAATGAGGCAATGAAGGGCGCAAAGAAAGTCGTAGTTGTCGAAAACAACGGAACTGCTCAGGTGAAGCGGCTGATGGCCTTCTTCGATGTGAAGCACCACGAAGATGTCTCAAGCCTGCTAAAATACGATGGTACCGCGTTCCTTCCGGTGGACATTTATAACTACTGCAAAGGGTTGGTGTAA
- a CDS encoding DUF86 domain-containing protein, producing the protein MFVTNSIKSEIQSTLNIMLSHASILYELSNRPAGWSDDTLLQLAAERAFHVAVECATDVGNDIIDALVMRDAGGYGDIIKVLAEEGVVQQDWIRQFAPAIDFRQRLVRDYKTVSAGDVEDNVAACAALFAPYAEAIRSYLQLDNP; encoded by the coding sequence ATGTTTGTCACAAATAGTATAAAGTCAGAGATTCAAAGTACGCTCAATATCATGCTTTCCCATGCAAGTATTTTGTACGAGTTGTCGAATCGACCAGCGGGGTGGTCTGATGACACACTCCTCCAATTGGCCGCAGAGAGAGCCTTTCATGTGGCGGTTGAATGTGCAACGGATGTTGGAAACGACATCATTGACGCTTTAGTGATGCGCGATGCCGGCGGCTACGGTGACATTATTAAGGTATTGGCCGAAGAAGGCGTAGTTCAACAGGACTGGATTCGCCAGTTCGCACCAGCCATCGATTTTCGTCAGCGTCTTGTGCGGGATTACAAAACAGTCAGCGCAGGCGACGTCGAAGACAATGTCGCGGCCTGTGCAGCACTGTTTGCTCCATACGCTGAAGCCATAAGGTCGTATCTGCAGTTGGACAACCCTTAA
- a CDS encoding ABC transporter ATP-binding protein produces the protein MAEQLLQVQDLRKYFPIKKGVLQRTVGNVKAVDGISFEVQKGQTLGVVGESGCGKSTMGRSILRLLEPTSGVVSFEGQNVVNMSKSKMQAMRREMQIVFQDPYASLNPRFSVAQTLMEPMVIHGLHTPKQRMERVRSLLERVGLDAEYASRYPHEFSGGQRQRIGIARALALNPKLIILDEPVAALDVSVQSQVLNLLEDLQDEFNLTYIFVAHDLSVVRHISDRVLVMYLGKMAELADSEDLFSEPLHPYTRALMSAVPVPDPDAKRERIILQGDLPSPANPPSGCPFHTRCPAAMDICTKQVPEWKEVKKNHMVACHLYNE, from the coding sequence ATGGCAGAGCAACTGTTGCAGGTTCAGGATTTACGAAAATACTTTCCAATTAAAAAGGGTGTTTTGCAGCGCACGGTGGGTAATGTCAAAGCGGTAGATGGAATTTCCTTTGAAGTTCAAAAAGGGCAGACCCTGGGTGTGGTTGGTGAATCCGGCTGCGGCAAGTCCACCATGGGCCGCAGCATCCTCAGGCTGCTTGAACCGACCAGCGGCGTTGTGTCTTTTGAAGGCCAAAACGTAGTGAACATGTCGAAGAGTAAAATGCAGGCCATGCGCCGGGAAATGCAGATTGTGTTCCAGGACCCGTACGCATCGCTGAACCCGCGTTTCTCAGTGGCACAGACGCTGATGGAACCCATGGTGATTCACGGGCTGCATACACCCAAGCAACGGATGGAGCGTGTTCGCTCCTTGCTTGAACGCGTCGGGTTGGACGCCGAATATGCATCCCGCTATCCGCACGAGTTTTCCGGCGGTCAGCGGCAGCGGATTGGTATCGCTCGTGCGCTGGCGCTGAATCCAAAGCTGATTATTCTGGATGAGCCGGTTGCGGCACTGGATGTTTCCGTACAGTCGCAGGTCTTGAACCTGCTGGAAGACCTGCAGGATGAGTTCAATCTGACTTATATTTTTGTAGCTCATGATTTAAGTGTGGTTCGTCATATTTCCGATCGCGTTCTTGTCATGTACCTGGGCAAAATGGCCGAGCTGGCTGATTCAGAGGACCTGTTCTCAGAGCCCCTGCATCCGTATACCAGAGCACTCATGTCTGCGGTACCCGTGCCTGACCCAGATGCGAAACGCGAACGGATTATTCTCCAAGGGGACTTGCCAAGTCCGGCGAACCCGCCCAGTGGCTGCCCGTTTCACACGCGCTGTCCGGCGGCTATGGACATCTGCACAAAACAAGTGCCGGAGTGGAAAGAAGTCAAGAAAAATCACATGGTGGCGTGCCACCTGTATAACGAATAG
- a CDS encoding YunC family protein, whose protein sequence is MVRVAPLELDGYTFVSVEVELPQTHLAMVQCDEGYVMCGALDIQLLRDKLAHRNIVAARAVGVKNLSELLDGTVESCTQSAEKLGIQPGMSIRDALLAMKQQ, encoded by the coding sequence GTGGTTCGAGTGGCCCCCTTGGAACTGGATGGATACACCTTTGTTTCGGTTGAAGTCGAATTACCCCAAACCCATCTTGCCATGGTGCAGTGTGATGAAGGCTACGTCATGTGCGGTGCCCTAGACATACAACTGCTTCGAGACAAGTTGGCTCATCGCAATATCGTTGCGGCCCGTGCCGTGGGAGTAAAGAACTTGTCTGAGCTTTTAGATGGAACGGTTGAATCCTGCACCCAGTCTGCAGAAAAACTGGGAATACAGCCAGGAATGTCAATTCGTGACGCGCTCCTCGCAATGAAACAACAGTAA
- a CDS encoding ABC transporter permease yields the protein MFGYVIRRLGGAVVSLWGVTVITFIIAYAVPADPARTIAGPKAPPSVIHQIRVNLGLNLPLPVQYWHYLVRLVHGNLGTSYVYHLPVAHMIMQRAGATIELAFGCWIAELVIGIPLGIYTALHARKISDYLVSAIALIGISLPVFWLGLELMYYFAFQLSWFPLGGYGGIRHLILPSITYGITGAAIYIRLLKAQMLEVLNQDYTRTARAKGATDRRVVLRHVLRNALIPVVTFGGIDIGFLLAGVVLIEATFNWNGLGMLAYQAVQQLDIPVIMGTVILIAMLVVLFNLFVDLLYGVIDPRIRYD from the coding sequence ATGTTTGGCTATGTTATCAGGCGTCTTGGCGGTGCAGTTGTCTCATTATGGGGCGTCACAGTCATTACGTTTATTATCGCCTATGCAGTCCCAGCCGATCCCGCACGGACCATTGCCGGACCGAAAGCACCCCCGTCTGTGATTCATCAGATTCGGGTGAATCTGGGCTTGAACCTGCCACTTCCGGTGCAGTACTGGCACTACCTGGTACGTCTGGTTCACGGAAACCTGGGTACGTCCTATGTGTATCACCTGCCGGTGGCACACATGATAATGCAGCGCGCTGGAGCCACCATTGAGTTGGCTTTCGGCTGCTGGATTGCAGAGTTGGTGATTGGTATTCCGCTGGGTATCTACACTGCACTCCACGCTCGAAAAATCAGTGACTACCTCGTGAGTGCCATTGCACTCATCGGCATCTCGCTGCCCGTCTTTTGGCTGGGTCTGGAGCTGATGTACTACTTTGCGTTTCAGCTCTCCTGGTTCCCGCTTGGAGGGTACGGGGGCATCCGGCATCTCATCCTGCCGTCCATTACTTACGGTATCACGGGCGCAGCTATCTACATTCGGCTCTTGAAAGCGCAGATGCTGGAAGTTCTGAATCAGGACTATACCAGAACAGCCCGGGCCAAAGGGGCTACAGACAGACGCGTCGTGTTGCGTCACGTGTTGCGCAACGCGTTGATTCCCGTCGTGACCTTCGGCGGAATTGACATCGGCTTTCTGCTGGCTGGTGTGGTTTTGATTGAAGCGACTTTCAACTGGAACGGTCTTGGTATGCTGGCCTATCAAGCCGTTCAGCAACTGGATATTCCTGTGATTATGGGAACCGTGATACTGATTGCCATGTTAGTTGTCCTGTTCAACCTCTTCGTGGACCTGCTTTACGGTGTGATTGACCCGAGAATTCGCTACGACTAA
- a CDS encoding 3D domain-containing protein: MKETTGFFYGKCLSLFLAAQLFGLFTSSSVVYANSDNIKYFPPRSHWLSVTNKAIGAFAQIQNQPVDRVQHTSLDNFTLTAYSLDRRSTGKAPGSKGFGITASGTHARVGRTVAVDPGVIPIGSLLYIRGIGWRVAEDSGGAVKGRHIDVLLASQGQAIQFGVRRHISVFLYD; the protein is encoded by the coding sequence ATGAAGGAAACTACAGGCTTTTTCTATGGAAAATGTTTGTCTCTGTTTCTCGCCGCCCAACTTTTTGGCTTATTTACTAGCAGTTCTGTTGTTTATGCTAATTCTGACAATATCAAGTACTTTCCGCCGCGCAGTCATTGGTTGAGTGTCACAAACAAAGCCATCGGCGCCTTCGCGCAAATCCAAAACCAGCCGGTCGATCGCGTTCAACACACATCACTGGATAATTTCACACTAACCGCATACTCGCTGGACAGGCGCTCAACGGGTAAGGCTCCCGGGAGCAAAGGGTTTGGCATCACCGCCAGTGGAACGCATGCTCGCGTTGGGCGAACGGTTGCCGTTGACCCCGGTGTCATTCCGATTGGCAGCCTGCTCTACATCCGCGGCATTGGCTGGCGGGTTGCAGAGGACTCCGGCGGTGCCGTCAAGGGACGGCATATCGACGTCCTGCTGGCATCTCAGGGACAAGCCATTCAGTTTGGGGTGCGGCGGCACATAAGTGTCTTTTTGTACGACTGA
- a CDS encoding 2-oxoacid:ferredoxin oxidoreductase subunit beta produces MATVKDFRNDVRPNWCPGCGDFSVQASIQRALANLGKEPHEVAVISGIGCSGRISGYINSYGFHGVHGRSLPTAQGVKLANRDATVIASGGDGDGFGIGLNHFMHAVRRNVNITYIVMDNQIYGLTKGQHSPTSAHGFTAKTTPKGNIENALIPTQVALGAGIGFLAQGFSSDVKQLVSLIEQGIEYDGFSLINVFSPCVTYNKVNTYDWYRENVVNLEQRGDYDPTDRALAMRTVIETNGLATGLIYRDETRVSYQEQIPGYTKEPIVHHNLQLDSELFDKAVKQFA; encoded by the coding sequence ATGGCAACGGTAAAAGATTTCCGCAACGATGTGCGTCCGAACTGGTGCCCCGGCTGCGGCGATTTCTCCGTCCAGGCGTCGATTCAACGGGCCTTGGCCAATTTGGGAAAAGAGCCGCACGAAGTAGCCGTGATTTCAGGAATCGGTTGCTCCGGCCGCATTTCAGGTTACATTAACAGCTATGGTTTTCACGGCGTTCACGGACGCTCCTTGCCGACTGCGCAAGGCGTGAAGCTTGCGAACCGCGATGCAACAGTCATTGCATCCGGCGGTGACGGAGACGGCTTTGGCATTGGTCTGAACCATTTCATGCACGCTGTCCGCAGGAACGTCAATATCACCTATATTGTTATGGACAACCAGATTTACGGTCTGACGAAAGGCCAGCATTCTCCCACAAGTGCACATGGCTTCACTGCCAAAACAACACCTAAGGGGAACATTGAGAACGCCTTGATTCCGACTCAAGTAGCCCTTGGTGCAGGCATTGGCTTTTTAGCCCAAGGTTTTTCCAGCGACGTAAAGCAGTTGGTATCGTTAATTGAACAAGGCATTGAGTACGACGGCTTCTCACTCATTAATGTTTTCAGTCCTTGCGTCACCTACAACAAGGTGAACACCTACGACTGGTACCGTGAGAATGTGGTGAACCTGGAACAACGAGGCGACTACGACCCGACCGACAGGGCACTGGCCATGAGAACAGTCATCGAGACCAACGGTCTTGCCACAGGGTTGATTTATCGTGATGAGACTCGCGTCTCTTATCAGGAACAGATTCCTGGCTATACCAAAGAGCCCATCGTGCATCACAACCTGCAGTTAGACAGTGAACTGTTTGACAAAGCGGTTAAGCAATTCGCGTAA
- a CDS encoding NUDIX domain-containing protein, translating to MSYWKEVTEIHRNQETARNPQSVLVFAFTKAGQLLWVLHPIRGWEVPGGKIEPSETPVEAVQREVWEEAGAELENLHWMAEYEIQLAPSVQSCKWVYFADVVSVSSRPSTSEILDVRMGPPLSPEDILANKTYSPVVKDTVYRSLWPDVLHKSRSIQKGSP from the coding sequence GTGAGTTATTGGAAGGAAGTTACGGAAATACACCGCAATCAGGAGACTGCAAGAAATCCGCAGTCTGTCCTTGTATTTGCATTCACCAAAGCTGGGCAGCTGCTATGGGTCTTGCATCCGATACGAGGCTGGGAAGTCCCAGGAGGAAAGATTGAGCCGTCTGAGACACCTGTGGAGGCTGTTCAGCGTGAAGTCTGGGAAGAAGCCGGGGCAGAGCTGGAGAATCTTCATTGGATGGCCGAATATGAGATTCAGCTGGCGCCGTCAGTCCAGAGTTGTAAGTGGGTATACTTCGCTGATGTCGTAAGTGTTTCATCCCGTCCAAGCACGTCCGAAATCCTGGACGTCCGGATGGGTCCACCCCTGTCACCGGAAGACATTTTAGCGAACAAAACGTACAGCCCCGTTGTGAAAGATACGGTTTATCGAAGCCTCTGGCCTGATGTCCTCCACAAGAGCAGAAGTATTCAAAAAGGCAGCCCGTAA
- a CDS encoding divergent PAP2 family protein: protein MKTDMYHFILGLWQNAPLMAAFTAILLAQISKVPIEYAMNHRWDLHKVIDAGGMPSSHAAGVSALTISLAYVVGPDSPVFATAVVFTAIVLYDAGGIRRHAGEHAVLLNRLAVELMESDISMEGSSANEGERLKEILGHEPQEVLVGAIIGVIIGAVFGKWW, encoded by the coding sequence ATGAAGACTGATATGTATCATTTTATACTCGGATTATGGCAAAATGCACCACTGATGGCGGCGTTCACGGCGATCTTACTGGCTCAGATCAGCAAGGTTCCGATTGAATACGCTATGAACCATCGCTGGGACTTACACAAGGTGATTGACGCAGGAGGCATGCCCAGTTCACACGCAGCAGGTGTCAGTGCACTGACTATCAGCCTGGCGTACGTAGTGGGTCCAGATTCACCCGTGTTCGCGACAGCCGTGGTGTTTACTGCGATTGTTCTTTACGATGCGGGCGGCATTCGCAGGCACGCAGGAGAGCACGCCGTGTTATTAAACAGATTGGCCGTTGAACTGATGGAATCCGACATCTCAATGGAAGGTTCTTCGGCAAATGAAGGTGAACGACTGAAGGAAATCCTGGGTCATGAGCCTCAAGAAGTGCTGGTGGGAGCAATCATCGGCGTCATTATTGGAGCAGTATTCGGGAAATGGTGGTAA
- a CDS encoding ABC transporter permease: MSAVEQSAGTISNRLTQKAFGQRLWKSMKDFPMVYVGGGIIVILVLVALLAPLLETHDPNRQYTNIGLTMQGLPVAPSGHFWWGTDSMGRDVYSRVIAGSRVSLIVGVASTLISLVIGTLVGLMSGFFGGWVDMVLMRLTDIILAFPFLLFALALIAVMGPSLWTVLFALGVTAWGVMARLVRGMVLQLKEYEYVQAERALGASKWRIMIRVILPNTFGPVIVFSTLQVGLNMLASAGLSYLGIGIQPPQASWGNMIENGIQTYQFAPWTLWAPGLALLIAVLAFNMLGDGLNDLMNPQNSNHG, encoded by the coding sequence ATGTCAGCAGTAGAACAGAGTGCAGGCACGATTTCAAACAGACTGACACAAAAGGCTTTTGGACAAAGGCTCTGGAAATCGATGAAGGACTTTCCTATGGTTTATGTCGGCGGTGGAATTATTGTCATACTGGTTCTCGTAGCTCTGCTCGCCCCGCTTCTGGAAACACATGATCCGAACCGTCAGTACACCAATATTGGGCTAACCATGCAGGGGTTGCCCGTAGCACCAAGCGGGCACTTCTGGTGGGGAACAGACAGCATGGGCAGAGACGTGTATTCCCGGGTGATTGCCGGCTCCAGGGTATCATTAATTGTCGGCGTTGCTTCAACCCTCATTAGCCTGGTCATCGGTACTCTGGTAGGACTGATGTCCGGCTTTTTCGGCGGTTGGGTGGACATGGTGTTAATGCGGCTCACCGACATTATTCTGGCGTTTCCGTTTTTGCTCTTTGCTTTGGCGCTTATCGCCGTTATGGGACCCAGTCTTTGGACCGTGTTGTTCGCACTTGGGGTGACGGCGTGGGGCGTCATGGCCAGGCTGGTTCGCGGTATGGTTTTGCAACTCAAGGAGTATGAATACGTTCAAGCAGAACGAGCCCTTGGTGCCTCCAAGTGGCGGATTATGATTCGAGTCATTTTACCCAACACATTTGGCCCGGTGATTGTCTTTTCAACGCTGCAGGTCGGTTTGAACATGCTGGCTTCAGCAGGCCTGAGCTACCTTGGCATTGGCATTCAGCCGCCTCAAGCCAGTTGGGGGAATATGATTGAGAACGGTATTCAAACCTATCAATTCGCTCCCTGGACGCTGTGGGCGCCTGGTCTCGCGCTGTTGATTGCCGTTCTGGCATTTAACATGTTGGGAGACGGGCTCAACGACCTCATGAATCCGCAAAACAGCAATCACGGCTAA